The following coding sequences lie in one Panicum virgatum strain AP13 chromosome 6N, P.virgatum_v5, whole genome shotgun sequence genomic window:
- the LOC120679357 gene encoding uncharacterized protein LOC120679357: MKLNPLLAVLSAAAIGFFIGVSFPVQITPKVNPFSFGDGNCTFVASYLLGRFSTPIRNDTSTVDRTPLLQSNASSEKFVAPAKPPKGAERLPPNVVVGESDLHMRRLWGHPREDTPTRKYLLVLTVGYSDKVNVNATVHKFSENFDVLLFHYDGHTTEWDEFEWSKQAVHVSARKQAKWWYAKRFMHPSIVAPYEYIFIWDQDLGSETFDAEEYIKIVRKHGLEISQPGMDITRGVKTYDINVRRNDTEIHTQVFPFIN, translated from the exons ATGAAACTAAATCCACTCCTTGCGGTATTGTCTGCGGCAGCAATCGGATTCTTCATCGGCGTTTCTTTTCCTGTACAAATCACACCAAAGGTGAATCCCTTCAGCTTTGGTGATGGGAACTGCACCTTCGTTGCCAGCTACCTACTTGGCAGATTCTCGACGCCGATCAGAAACGACACTTCTACTGTGGACAGGACTCCACTCCTGCAGTCAAATGCTAGTTCAGAG AAGTTTGTTGCACCGGCAAAGCCGCCGAAAGGCGCGGAGAGGCTACCACCAAACGTCGTAGTTGGAGAGTCTGATCTTCACATGCGCCGGCTGTGGGGACACCCGCGTGAG GACACCCCCACTCGCAAGTACCTTTTGGTGCTGACAGTTGGTTACAGTGACAAGGTCAACGTTAACGCCACTGTTCACAAG TTCTCTGAAAATTTTGACGTGTTGCTGTTCCACTATGACGGGCACACGACGGAGTGGGACGAATTCGAGTGGTCCAAGCAGGCCGTCCATGTCAGCGCCAGGAAGCAGGCCAAGTG GTGGTACGCCAAGAGGTTCATGCACCCAAGCATCGTGGCGCCGTATGAGTACATCTTCATCTGGGACCAGGACCTCGGCTCCGAGACCTTCGACGCGGAGGAGTACATCAAGATTGTGAGGAAGCACGGGCTGGAGATCTCGCAGCCGGGCATGGACATCACCCGGGGGGTGAAGACCTACGACATCAACGTCAGGAGGAACGACACCGAGATACACACGCAAGTGTTTCCTTTTAttaactag
- the LOC120679625 gene encoding uncharacterized protein LOC120679625: MRGVTTTVRQNFELVFEAFYGPEAGLKIKDFTTAYQDSPQQDTNCDCGIFVMNFMSSWDGRRVAHIDNKQIYNYRVKAAMYILCHKGNTKILPPVKKLIDSEKGCKAYKKRIAKVEPCCSLQQQKAPSPSARLGATEYMIWMKIFPPICRQIKNVLHQHDIILENSTQGRSHW, translated from the exons ATGAGGGGAGTTACTACAACTGTT AGGCAAAATTTTGAGCTGGTATTTGAAGCATTCTATGGCCCTGAGGCTGGTTTGAAAATCAAGGATTTTACCACAGCTTACCAAGATTCTCCGCAACAGGACACCAA CTGTGATTGTGGCATTTTCGTTATGAATTTTATGAGTTCCTGGGACGGGAGAAGAGTCGCCCATATTGATAat aaacaaaTCTACAACTACAGGGTTAAAGCAGCAATGTACATCCTTTGCCACAAAGGAAACACCAAGATTCTCCCTCCCGTGAAGAAACTCATAGACAGTGAAAAAG GGTGCAAAGCGTACAAGAAAAGAATTGCGAAGGTTGAACCATGTTGCAGCTTGCAACAACAAAAAGCCCCCTCCCCAAGTGCTCGGCTGGGAGCGACAGAGTACATGATTTGGATGAAGATTTTTCCTCCAATTTGTCGTCAGATTAAGAATGTGCTGCACCAACAT GATATAATTTTGGAAAACAGCACACAAGGGAGAAG CCATTGGTAA